From Amycolatopsis sp. YIM 10, the proteins below share one genomic window:
- a CDS encoding glycosyltransferase family A protein — MSTAPRLSIGLPVYNGEDYLAESLDALLGQTYDNFELIISDNASTDRTEEIGRAYARRDPRVRYVRQPVNIGCAPNHNYLVDVARGELFKWASDDDLYARDLLERCVEALDEHPEFVLSHSWTAMIDEHAVVTQALEYPLDTSSPHAPERFRSTLFAPGGDDDGAVVRTEVLRRVAPLDSYHHADRTIISELALHGPFHQVPDWLYFRRDHPGRSEHEYPTVRKRASNLDPKRADRLRHPMIRLLGEYVLGYVNAIRRAPISAADKRECFRYLRQWLLNRAGNPAMGKMPIQATAELGPRQVSVGSVVPGQKGGTP; from the coding sequence ATGAGCACCGCTCCTCGGCTGAGCATCGGGCTCCCGGTCTACAACGGCGAGGACTACCTCGCCGAATCGCTCGACGCACTGCTCGGCCAAACCTACGACAACTTCGAACTGATCATTTCCGACAACGCTTCGACGGACCGGACCGAGGAGATCGGCCGCGCCTACGCGAGGCGGGATCCCCGCGTGCGCTACGTGCGCCAGCCGGTCAACATCGGCTGCGCGCCCAACCACAACTACCTGGTCGACGTGGCCCGCGGCGAGTTGTTCAAGTGGGCCTCCGACGACGACCTCTACGCGCGGGACCTGCTCGAACGCTGCGTCGAAGCGCTCGACGAGCACCCGGAGTTCGTGCTGTCGCACTCGTGGACGGCGATGATCGACGAGCACGCCGTGGTCACGCAGGCGCTGGAGTACCCGCTCGACACGAGTTCGCCGCACGCGCCGGAACGCTTCCGCAGCACGCTGTTCGCCCCCGGCGGGGACGACGACGGCGCCGTCGTCCGGACCGAGGTGCTGCGCCGGGTCGCACCGCTGGACAGCTACCACCACGCGGACCGGACGATCATCTCCGAGCTGGCCCTGCACGGCCCGTTCCACCAGGTGCCCGACTGGCTGTATTTCCGCCGAGACCACCCCGGCCGCTCCGAGCACGAGTACCCGACCGTCCGCAAGCGCGCCAGCAACCTGGACCCGAAGCGCGCCGACCGGCTGCGGCATCCGATGATCCGGCTGCTCGGCGAGTACGTGCTGGGTTACGTCAACGCGATCCGGCGCGCGCCGATCTCCGCCGCGGACAAGCGCGAATGCTTCCGGTACCTGCGGCAGTGGCTGCTGAACCGGGCGGGCAACCCGGCCATGGGCAAGATGCCGATCCAGGCCACCGCGGAACTCGGCCCGCGCCAGGTGTCGGTGGGCTCGGTCGTGCCAGGTCAGAAGGGCGGAACGCCTTGA
- a CDS encoding DUF4910 domain-containing protein, which translates to MNSYRDLESGADLRKLVERLYPLCRSITGDGVRRTLEILGEHLPLTVHEVPTGTQVLDWTVPREWNIRDAYVKDASGHRVIDFHESNLHVVGYSVPVSRTMPLAELREHLHTLPDHPSWVPYRTSYYTPAWGFCLAQETLDALPDGDYEAHIESTLDDGHLTYAEHVVPGRVADEVLVSCHTCHPSLANDNLAGIAIAAAFAQRLENPHYTYRFLFMPGTIGAITWLARNRERTGRIRAGLVLACAGDPGPLTYKRSRRGDAEIDRVLAYVLAGRAHTIADFSPYGYDERQFCSPGFNLGVGSLTRTPYAGYPEYHTSADNLDFISTDAMEETLRTLLDAYAVLDRNRTCVNLSPYGEPQLGKRGLYDSLGGRSDAKQAQMAMLWVLNLSDGEHSLLDIAERSGLPFDSVAAAAGALHDAGLLEG; encoded by the coding sequence GTGAACAGCTACCGGGACCTGGAATCCGGCGCCGACCTGCGCAAGCTGGTCGAGCGCCTGTACCCGCTGTGCCGCAGCATCACCGGCGACGGGGTGCGCCGCACGCTGGAGATCCTCGGTGAGCACCTGCCGCTCACGGTCCACGAGGTGCCCACCGGCACCCAGGTGCTGGACTGGACCGTGCCGCGGGAATGGAACATCCGCGACGCCTACGTCAAGGACGCGAGCGGGCACCGCGTCATCGACTTCCACGAGTCGAACCTGCACGTGGTCGGCTACAGCGTGCCGGTATCACGGACGATGCCGCTGGCCGAGCTGCGCGAACACCTGCACACGCTGCCCGATCACCCGTCCTGGGTGCCGTACCGGACCAGCTACTACACCCCGGCGTGGGGCTTCTGCCTGGCGCAGGAAACCCTCGACGCACTGCCGGACGGCGATTACGAGGCGCACATCGAATCCACTTTGGACGATGGGCACCTGACCTACGCCGAGCACGTCGTACCGGGCCGCGTCGCCGACGAGGTGCTCGTCTCCTGCCACACCTGCCACCCGTCGCTGGCCAACGACAACCTCGCCGGGATCGCCATCGCCGCCGCGTTCGCCCAGCGCCTCGAGAATCCCCACTACACCTACCGGTTCCTGTTCATGCCCGGCACGATCGGCGCCATCACCTGGCTCGCGCGCAACCGCGAGCGCACCGGGCGGATCAGGGCGGGACTGGTGCTGGCGTGCGCCGGTGACCCAGGACCGCTGACCTACAAGCGAAGCCGCCGCGGCGACGCCGAGATCGACCGTGTGCTGGCGTATGTCCTGGCTGGGCGCGCCCACACCATCGCCGACTTCTCGCCGTACGGTTACGACGAGCGCCAGTTCTGCTCCCCCGGCTTCAACCTCGGGGTCGGTTCGCTGACCAGGACGCCGTACGCGGGCTATCCCGAGTACCACACCTCGGCCGACAATCTGGATTTCATCTCCACCGACGCCATGGAGGAAACCCTCCGGACCCTGCTCGACGCGTACGCCGTGCTCGACCGCAACCGCACCTGCGTCAACCTCAGCCCGTACGGCGAGCCGCAACTCGGCAAGCGGGGGCTGTACGACTCGCTCGGCGGTCGGAGCGACGCCAAGCAGGCCCAGATGGCGATGCTCTGGGTGCTCAACCTCTCCGACGGTGAGCACAGCCTGCTCGACATCGCCGAGCGATCCGGCCTGCCCTTCGACTCCGTCGCAGCCGCCGCCGGCGCGCTGCACGACGCCGGATTGCTGGAGGGGTGA
- a CDS encoding NAD(P)-dependent oxidoreductase, with protein MRVLLTGHKGYLGTVMAPVLADAGHEVTGLDSGLFDSCVLGPPPADPGGHEVDLRDVTAAHVSDVDAVIHLAALSNDPLGSLAPELTYDINHHASVRLARLAKEAGVRRFLYASTCSVYGASSNDGLVDEDAPLRPVTPYAESKVRVEDDVADLADDDFTPVFLRNATAFGFSPRLRADIVLNNLTAHAHVSGEVLVLSDGTPWRPLVHAKDIARAFTAALEAPKEAVHGRAFNIGTERNNVTVAEIAQQVVEAVPGSILRITGESGADPRSYRVDFGRFRDAVPGFECDWSVKDGALELIHAYRRHGLTERDFTQCFTRLTTLTARAAAGEIDETLRRR; from the coding sequence ATGCGCGTGCTGCTGACCGGGCACAAGGGTTACCTGGGCACGGTGATGGCCCCGGTGCTGGCCGACGCCGGCCACGAGGTGACCGGGCTCGACTCCGGGCTCTTCGACTCCTGCGTGCTGGGCCCGCCCCCGGCCGACCCCGGCGGGCACGAGGTGGACCTGCGCGACGTCACCGCCGCGCATGTGTCCGATGTGGACGCCGTGATCCACCTCGCCGCGTTGTCCAACGACCCGCTCGGTTCGCTGGCACCGGAACTGACCTACGACATCAACCACCACGCGTCGGTCCGGCTCGCCCGGCTGGCGAAGGAGGCGGGTGTCCGGCGCTTCCTGTACGCCTCGACCTGCTCGGTCTACGGCGCTTCGAGCAACGACGGGCTGGTCGACGAAGACGCGCCGTTGCGCCCGGTGACGCCCTACGCCGAGTCGAAGGTGCGAGTCGAGGACGACGTCGCCGACCTCGCCGACGACGACTTCACGCCGGTGTTCCTGCGCAACGCCACCGCGTTCGGCTTCTCGCCGCGGCTGCGCGCGGACATCGTGCTCAACAACCTCACCGCGCACGCCCACGTTTCCGGTGAGGTGCTGGTGCTTTCCGACGGCACCCCGTGGCGTCCGCTGGTGCACGCCAAGGACATCGCACGGGCCTTCACCGCGGCGCTGGAGGCACCGAAGGAAGCCGTGCACGGCAGGGCGTTCAACATCGGCACCGAGCGCAACAACGTGACCGTGGCCGAGATCGCGCAGCAGGTCGTCGAGGCCGTGCCCGGCTCGATCCTGCGGATCACCGGCGAATCCGGGGCGGACCCGCGGTCCTACCGCGTCGACTTCGGTCGGTTCCGCGACGCGGTTCCCGGCTTCGAATGCGACTGGTCGGTCAAGGACGGCGCGCTCGAACTGATCCACGCCTACCGGCGCCACGGCCTGACCGAGCGCGACTTCACCCAGTGCTTCACCCGGCTGACCACACTCACCGCGCGGGCCGCCGCCGGCGAGATCGACGAAACGCTGCGCAGACGGTGA
- a CDS encoding PIG-L deacetylase family protein codes for MIGLGTGGLERVAALGAHCDDIAIGAGGTLLTICDENPGVRVDALVLSGGGTEREAEERAALAAFCPGADLEITVLKLPDGRFPAHWEEAKNGLEELRRRTDPDLVLSPRTADAHQDHRGLAKLVPTVFRAHLHLEYEIVKWDGDLGRPAAYVPLSPGRAEDKVRLLREHYPSQRHRPWYDREAFLGLARIRGVECGHRYAEAFDLRKLTLDLSSKG; via the coding sequence GTGATCGGACTCGGCACCGGCGGCCTCGAGCGGGTCGCCGCACTCGGCGCGCACTGCGACGACATCGCCATCGGGGCGGGCGGCACCCTGCTGACGATCTGCGACGAGAACCCGGGCGTCCGGGTCGACGCACTGGTTCTTTCCGGCGGCGGCACCGAACGCGAGGCCGAGGAACGCGCCGCGCTGGCGGCCTTCTGTCCCGGCGCCGACCTCGAGATCACCGTGCTCAAGCTGCCGGACGGCCGGTTTCCCGCGCACTGGGAGGAAGCCAAGAACGGGCTGGAGGAACTGCGCCGCCGCACCGATCCGGACCTGGTCCTCTCCCCGCGCACGGCCGACGCCCACCAGGACCACCGCGGCCTGGCCAAGCTGGTGCCGACGGTCTTCCGCGCGCACCTGCACCTGGAGTACGAGATCGTCAAGTGGGACGGCGACCTCGGCAGGCCCGCGGCCTACGTCCCGCTCTCCCCCGGGCGCGCCGAGGACAAGGTCCGCCTGCTGCGCGAGCACTACCCCTCGCAACGGCACCGCCCCTGGTACGACCGGGAAGCCTTTCTCGGCCTCGCGCGCATTCGCGGTGTCGAATGCGGGCACCGGTACGCGGAAGCCTTCGACCTCAGGAAACTCACGCTCGACCTCTCTTCGAAAGGCTGA
- a CDS encoding glucose-1-phosphate cytidylyltransferase: MKVVLFCGGYGMRMRNGDASDVPKPMAMVGPRPLIWHVMRYYAHFGHTEFILCLGYGAHHIKEFFLDYQETASNDFVLRDGKAELLSTDISDWSISFVHTGLESAIGERLRRVRPHLGGDEMFLANYADVLTDAPLPEMIERFSRTDAGASMMVVPPQSSFHCVEMDEGGRIGALTPVSDMPLWENGGYFVLRQEVFDHIPAGGDLVADGCGELAKRGRLLAYPYRGFWKPTDTVKERVQLDDAYARGDRPWALWEHEHAPVGIA, from the coding sequence GTGAAGGTAGTCCTCTTCTGCGGCGGGTACGGCATGCGGATGCGCAACGGTGACGCGTCCGACGTACCCAAGCCGATGGCCATGGTCGGCCCGAGACCGCTGATCTGGCACGTGATGCGTTACTACGCGCACTTCGGGCACACCGAGTTCATCCTGTGCCTCGGTTACGGCGCGCACCACATCAAGGAGTTCTTCCTCGACTACCAGGAGACCGCCTCCAACGACTTCGTACTCCGCGACGGCAAGGCGGAACTGCTCTCGACCGACATCTCGGACTGGTCGATCTCGTTCGTGCACACCGGCCTCGAATCGGCCATCGGCGAGCGGCTGCGCCGGGTCCGCCCACACCTCGGCGGTGACGAGATGTTCCTCGCGAACTACGCCGACGTGCTCACCGACGCCCCGCTGCCGGAGATGATCGAGCGGTTTTCGCGGACCGACGCCGGCGCCTCGATGATGGTCGTGCCGCCGCAGTCCTCGTTCCACTGCGTGGAGATGGACGAAGGCGGCCGGATCGGCGCGCTGACGCCGGTGAGCGACATGCCGCTGTGGGAGAACGGCGGCTACTTCGTGCTGCGCCAGGAGGTCTTCGACCACATCCCGGCCGGTGGCGACCTGGTCGCCGACGGCTGCGGCGAACTGGCCAAGCGGGGCAGGCTGCTGGCCTACCCGTACCGCGGGTTCTGGAAGCCGACCGACACGGTCAAGGAACGGGTCCAGCTGGACGACGCCTACGCCCGCGGCGACCGCCCCTGGGCGCTGTGGGAGCACGAGCACGCGCCGGTGGGCATCGCGTGA
- a CDS encoding class I SAM-dependent methyltransferase, whose protein sequence is MITCRLCGSAHLASVVDLGATPPCERFLTAEQLGEPEPAYPLHLRVCTECRLAQIPPLITPEDTFTEYAYFSSYSASWVEHASSFVGEAVSRLGLSDSSFVVEVASNDGYLLRHVVERGIRCLGVEPSVNVGEAARAAGVPTKTAFLGPETGHEVRDEHGPADLVVANNVYAHIPDIAGFTRGLRALVADDGWVSIEVQHLLTLIQENQYDTIYHEHFQYYTVESARRALAAGGLSVVDVERLPTHGGSIRLWARPDAVAGEPSRRMTEVLDAEKAAGLHELSGYTEFAERVTKVRLELTKFLVDAALDGRTVVGYGAPGKGNTLLNHCGIRPDLLPYTVDRNPYKHGRFTPGTRIPVLPPERIAADKPDYVLVLPWNLRTELTAQLAYVGDWGGKLLFPIPHLEIVEVKQ, encoded by the coding sequence ATGATCACCTGCCGACTCTGCGGCTCGGCCCATCTCGCCAGCGTCGTCGACCTCGGCGCGACGCCACCGTGCGAACGTTTCCTGACCGCGGAGCAACTCGGCGAACCGGAACCCGCCTATCCCCTGCACCTCCGGGTGTGCACCGAATGCCGGCTCGCGCAGATTCCCCCGTTGATCACCCCCGAAGATACATTTACCGAATACGCCTATTTCTCGTCGTATTCCGCCTCCTGGGTGGAACACGCCAGTTCGTTCGTCGGCGAAGCCGTTTCGCGGCTCGGTCTCAGCGATTCCTCTTTTGTCGTCGAAGTCGCCAGCAACGACGGCTACCTTTTGCGGCACGTGGTGGAGCGCGGGATCCGCTGCCTCGGCGTGGAACCCTCGGTGAACGTGGGCGAGGCCGCGCGCGCGGCCGGGGTGCCCACAAAAACCGCCTTCCTCGGCCCCGAAACCGGGCACGAGGTCCGCGACGAGCACGGTCCCGCCGACCTCGTCGTGGCGAACAACGTCTACGCGCACATCCCGGACATCGCCGGCTTCACCCGCGGTCTCCGCGCCCTCGTCGCCGACGACGGCTGGGTCAGCATCGAGGTGCAGCACCTGCTGACGCTGATCCAGGAGAACCAGTACGACACCATCTACCACGAGCACTTCCAGTACTACACGGTGGAATCCGCACGCCGGGCACTGGCCGCCGGCGGTCTGTCCGTTGTGGACGTCGAACGCCTCCCAACCCACGGCGGCTCGATCCGGCTGTGGGCGCGCCCGGACGCCGTCGCCGGTGAGCCGAGCCGCCGGATGACCGAAGTGCTCGACGCCGAGAAGGCCGCCGGGCTGCACGAACTGTCCGGGTACACCGAATTCGCCGAACGGGTCACGAAGGTCCGGCTCGAGCTGACCAAGTTCCTCGTCGACGCGGCGCTCGACGGCCGGACCGTCGTCGGCTACGGCGCGCCCGGCAAGGGCAACACGCTGCTGAACCACTGCGGCATCCGCCCGGACTTGCTGCCCTACACCGTGGACCGCAACCCGTACAAGCACGGCCGGTTCACCCCCGGCACCCGGATCCCCGTCCTGCCCCCGGAGCGCATCGCGGCGGACAAGCCCGATTACGTGCTCGTCCTTCCGTGGAACCTGCGGACGGAACTGACCGCCCAGCTGGCCTACGTGGGCGACTGGGGCGGAAAACTCCTCTTCCCCATCCCGCACCTGGAAATCGTCGAGGTGAAGCAGTGA
- a CDS encoding succinic semialdehyde dehydrogenase encodes MTVTPVALTRPASVTDAFLRQLVARVPGSAGATWQLTEVYTGETLVELPQSTPSDIERAFTVAREAQRKWAATPLKRRLAVFKRAHALFVDRARTVTDLIQVESGKNRQMAIEETCDPAMVMSHYLKRAARLLAPTKRGGPVPLLTNSTEIRQPKGVVGIIAPWNFPFATGISDAVPALMAGNAVVLKPDNKTALSPLYGIRLLEEAGLPEGLFQVVCGEGPDVGPTLIDNADYVMFTGSTATGRVIGERAGRNLIGCCLELGGKNPMIVLPDADLSEAVQGAVFGAFGNTGQICMHIERIYLPESRYEEFKKAFVAKAEALDVRAAYDFGPDMGSLVSVDHMRRVKSHVDDAVAKGATVLCGGKPRPDLGPAFFEPTILEGVTKDMLCGVTETFGPVVALHRYRTVDDAVELANDTDYGLNASVWGSDLAAARAVAARIESGNVNINDILATAYASKGTPSGGVKTSGVGARHGDQGLLKYTDVKNLAVLKKQVMGPKPGQDHEKYVKGMLSGLKIMRKLRIR; translated from the coding sequence ATGACCGTCACCCCAGTCGCACTCACCCGTCCGGCGTCGGTCACCGACGCGTTCCTGCGCCAGCTCGTCGCCAGAGTGCCTGGCTCGGCCGGTGCGACCTGGCAGCTCACCGAGGTCTACACCGGCGAAACCCTGGTCGAGCTTCCGCAGTCGACGCCGTCCGACATCGAGCGGGCGTTCACCGTCGCGCGCGAGGCGCAGCGGAAGTGGGCGGCCACCCCGCTCAAACGGCGGCTGGCGGTGTTCAAGCGGGCGCACGCGCTCTTCGTCGACCGGGCGAGGACCGTCACCGACCTGATCCAGGTCGAAAGCGGCAAGAACCGGCAGATGGCGATCGAGGAGACCTGCGACCCGGCGATGGTGATGAGCCATTACCTCAAGCGGGCCGCCCGGCTCCTCGCGCCGACCAAGCGCGGCGGGCCGGTGCCGCTGCTGACGAACTCGACCGAGATCCGGCAGCCCAAGGGCGTCGTCGGCATCATCGCGCCGTGGAACTTTCCGTTCGCCACCGGCATTTCCGACGCCGTGCCCGCGCTGATGGCCGGGAACGCGGTGGTGCTCAAGCCGGACAACAAGACCGCGCTCTCACCGCTCTACGGCATCCGGCTGCTCGAAGAGGCCGGGCTGCCGGAGGGCCTGTTCCAGGTGGTGTGCGGTGAGGGCCCGGACGTCGGCCCGACGCTGATCGACAACGCCGACTACGTGATGTTCACCGGCTCCACCGCCACCGGCCGGGTGATCGGCGAGCGGGCCGGGCGCAACCTGATCGGCTGCTGCCTCGAACTCGGCGGCAAGAACCCGATGATCGTGCTGCCCGACGCCGATCTGAGCGAGGCCGTGCAGGGCGCGGTGTTCGGCGCGTTCGGCAACACCGGGCAGATCTGCATGCACATCGAGCGGATCTACCTGCCGGAATCGCGGTACGAGGAGTTCAAGAAGGCGTTCGTGGCCAAGGCCGAAGCGCTCGACGTGCGCGCCGCCTACGACTTCGGGCCCGACATGGGCTCGCTCGTCTCAGTCGACCACATGCGGCGCGTCAAGTCGCATGTGGACGATGCGGTGGCCAAGGGCGCCACCGTGCTCTGCGGTGGCAAGCCGCGCCCCGACCTCGGCCCGGCGTTCTTCGAGCCGACGATCCTCGAGGGCGTCACGAAGGACATGCTGTGCGGGGTCACCGAAACCTTCGGGCCCGTGGTCGCACTGCACCGGTACCGCACCGTGGACGACGCCGTGGAACTGGCCAACGACACCGACTACGGCCTCAACGCCTCGGTCTGGGGCAGCGATCTCGCCGCCGCGCGCGCCGTCGCCGCCCGCATCGAGTCGGGCAACGTCAACATCAACGACATCCTCGCCACCGCCTACGCCTCGAAGGGAACGCCGTCCGGCGGCGTGAAGACCTCGGGGGTCGGCGCCCGGCACGGCGATCAGGGGCTGCTCAAGTACACCGACGTGAAGAACCTGGCCGTGCTCAAGAAGCAGGTCATGGGACCGAAGCCGGGACAGGACCACGAGAAATACGTCAAAGGGATGCTTTCCGGCCTGAAGATCATGCGAAAGTTGCGCATTCGCTGA
- a CDS encoding GMC family oxidoreductase: protein MAKRAPRGNEADYVVVGSGSSGAAIAGRLAQSGASVIVLEAGKTDEKLLVRKPGLVGPMHAVPQLKKPFDWGYYSVPQKHALDRKMPVPRGRVVGGSSSINGMVYVRGNRANFDSWAAEGNTGWDADSVNAAYKRMEDFEDGENAFRGAGGPIRITRNKIPQEGSLQFIQATADAIGCKILDDYNAESQEGVSRMQQNAADGLRYSASRGYIHHLAPPTLELQSRVLVRKVLVENGRATGVEVTDANGTRRTVRAGKEVILSAGFIGSAQLLMLSGFGHAEHLKSHGIGVHADLPVGDNLHDHMFHALTFHVSSSKNTGTPPYFARGLARELMRPGTTFLANSVFEAVAFLKTSQAGAVPDLQLHLLPWAYVSPNQDAPIRHDVDKRTALTVLTTLIYPKSRGTVRLASPDPTAAPLIDPQYLADPADLEVLAEGSEMAREIFGSGAFQGSVKSEIHPGAHLRGQELRDAILNRATSVYHGVGTCRMGVDELAVVGPDLKVRGVDGLRVCDASIMPSITGGNTNAPAIMIGEMGAKLVLSGN, encoded by the coding sequence ATGGCGAAGAGGGCACCGCGCGGCAACGAGGCCGACTACGTGGTGGTCGGGTCGGGCAGCTCGGGGGCGGCGATCGCGGGCAGGCTGGCGCAGTCGGGGGCCAGCGTGATCGTGCTCGAAGCCGGCAAGACCGACGAGAAGCTGCTGGTCCGCAAGCCCGGCCTGGTCGGGCCCATGCACGCGGTGCCCCAGCTCAAGAAGCCATTCGACTGGGGTTACTACTCGGTACCGCAGAAGCACGCGCTCGATCGCAAGATGCCGGTCCCCCGTGGCCGGGTGGTCGGCGGCTCCAGCTCGATCAACGGCATGGTCTACGTCCGCGGCAACCGCGCCAACTTCGACTCATGGGCCGCCGAGGGCAACACGGGGTGGGACGCGGACAGCGTGAACGCCGCCTACAAGCGGATGGAGGACTTCGAGGACGGCGAGAACGCGTTCCGGGGCGCGGGTGGCCCCATCCGCATCACCCGCAACAAGATCCCCCAGGAGGGCTCCCTCCAGTTCATCCAGGCCACCGCCGACGCCATCGGCTGCAAGATCCTCGACGACTACAACGCCGAGTCCCAAGAGGGCGTCAGCCGGATGCAGCAGAACGCCGCCGACGGCCTGCGCTACAGCGCCTCCCGCGGCTACATCCACCACCTCGCTCCCCCGACGCTGGAACTCCAGTCCCGCGTGCTGGTCAGGAAGGTCCTCGTGGAGAACGGCCGGGCGACCGGCGTCGAGGTCACCGACGCGAACGGCACGCGGCGGACCGTCCGCGCCGGCAAGGAGGTCATTCTCTCCGCCGGTTTCATCGGCTCCGCGCAGCTGCTCATGCTCTCCGGGTTCGGCCACGCCGAGCACCTGAAGAGCCACGGCATCGGAGTGCACGCGGACCTCCCGGTCGGCGACAACCTGCACGACCACATGTTCCACGCGCTGACCTTCCACGTTTCCTCGAGCAAGAACACCGGCACCCCGCCGTACTTCGCGCGCGGCCTGGCCAGGGAGCTGATGCGGCCCGGCACCACCTTCCTGGCGAACTCGGTGTTCGAGGCGGTCGCGTTCCTGAAGACCTCCCAGGCCGGCGCGGTGCCCGACCTCCAGCTGCACCTGCTGCCGTGGGCCTACGTCTCCCCCAACCAGGACGCGCCGATCCGCCACGACGTGGACAAGCGGACCGCGCTCACCGTGCTGACCACGCTGATCTACCCGAAGAGCCGCGGCACGGTGCGGCTCGCCTCGCCGGACCCCACGGCGGCCCCGCTGATCGACCCCCAGTACCTGGCCGACCCGGCCGATCTCGAGGTGCTCGCCGAGGGCTCGGAGATGGCGCGCGAGATCTTCGGCTCCGGCGCGTTCCAGGGCTCGGTCAAGTCCGAGATCCACCCCGGCGCGCACCTCCGGGGCCAGGAGCTGCGCGACGCGATCCTCAACCGCGCGACCTCGGTGTACCACGGGGTCGGGACCTGCCGGATGGGCGTCGACGAACTCGCCGTCGTCGGGCCCGACCTCAAGGTCCGCGGCGTCGACGGGCTGCGCGTGTGCGACGCCTCGATCATGCCGTCGATCACCGGCGGCAACACCAACGCGCCCGCCATCATGATCGGTGAGATGGGCGCGAAACTCGTTCTTTCCGGAAACTGA
- a CDS encoding M20/M25/M40 family metallo-hydrolase, with translation MTEPSLIDTAAAEAVTLTSELLRIDTTNTGDPETLVGEREAAEYVAEKLTEVGYEIEYVESGGKNRHNVITRLAGADPSRGALLVHGHLDVVPADASEWSVHPFSGAIQDDYVWGRGAVDMKDMVGMTLALARHYKRNGIVPPRDLIFAFVADEEAGGKFGAQWLVDHRPELFEGATEAISEVGGFSITLKDNVRAYLIETAEKGIRWMKLRVRGTAGHGSMIHRDNAVTKLAEAVARLGSHRFPLVMSPSVREFLDGVTEITGWDFPDDDIEGAVAKLGNISRMIGATLRDTANPTMLTAGYKSNVIPSVAEAAVDCRILPGRIEAFNRELDEILGPDIEREWMELPPVETTFDGALVDAMTAAVLAEDPGARTLPYMLSGGTDAKAFQQLGIRNFGFAPLQLPADLDFSALFHGVDERVPVDALKFGTRVLDRFLRAS, from the coding sequence GTGACCGAACCGAGCCTGATCGATACAGCCGCCGCTGAAGCTGTGACGCTGACCAGCGAGCTTCTGCGGATTGACACCACGAACACCGGGGATCCCGAGACGCTCGTCGGGGAACGGGAGGCCGCGGAGTACGTGGCCGAGAAGCTGACCGAGGTCGGCTACGAGATCGAGTACGTCGAGTCCGGCGGCAAGAACCGGCACAACGTGATCACCCGCCTCGCCGGGGCCGACCCGAGCCGGGGGGCGCTGCTGGTCCACGGGCACCTCGACGTGGTCCCGGCCGACGCCTCCGAGTGGTCGGTCCACCCCTTCTCCGGCGCCATCCAGGACGACTACGTCTGGGGCCGCGGCGCGGTCGACATGAAGGACATGGTCGGCATGACGCTCGCCCTCGCGCGCCACTACAAGCGCAACGGCATCGTCCCGCCCCGCGACCTGATCTTCGCCTTCGTCGCCGACGAGGAAGCGGGCGGCAAGTTCGGCGCACAGTGGCTGGTCGACCACCGTCCGGAGTTGTTCGAGGGCGCCACCGAGGCGATCAGCGAGGTCGGCGGCTTCTCCATCACCCTCAAGGACAACGTCCGCGCCTACCTCATCGAGACCGCCGAGAAGGGCATCCGCTGGATGAAACTGCGGGTCCGCGGCACCGCCGGCCACGGCTCGATGATCCACCGCGACAACGCCGTCACCAAGCTCGCCGAGGCCGTCGCACGGCTGGGCAGCCACCGGTTCCCGCTGGTCATGAGCCCATCGGTGCGCGAGTTCCTGGACGGTGTCACCGAGATCACCGGCTGGGACTTCCCCGACGACGACATCGAGGGCGCGGTCGCCAAGCTCGGCAACATCTCGCGGATGATCGGCGCCACCCTCCGTGACACCGCCAACCCGACCATGCTCACCGCGGGTTACAAGTCGAACGTCATCCCATCGGTGGCCGAGGCCGCGGTCGACTGCCGCATCCTGCCCGGCCGCATCGAGGCGTTCAACCGCGAGCTCGACGAGATCCTCGGACCGGACATCGAGAGGGAGTGGATGGAACTCCCACCGGTCGAGACCACCTTCGACGGCGCACTGGTCGACGCGATGACCGCCGCGGTGCTCGCCGAGGACCCGGGCGCCCGCACACTCCCCTACATGCTCTCCGGCGGCACCGACGCGAAGGCGTTCCAGCAGCTGGGCATCCGCAACTTCGGCTTCGCACCCCTGCAACTCCCCGCGGATCTGGACTTCTCGGCGTTGTTCCACGGGGTGGACGAGCGCGTGCCGGTGGACGCGCTCAAGTTCGGCACCCGAGTGCTGGACCGCTTCCTGCGCGCCTCCTGA